Proteins encoded in a region of the Phoenix dactylifera cultivar Barhee BC4 chromosome 3, palm_55x_up_171113_PBpolish2nd_filt_p, whole genome shotgun sequence genome:
- the LOC120110269 gene encoding zinc finger BED domain-containing protein DAYSLEEPER-like codes for MVDMVREMQVKFNKYWSEYSLILSCATVLDPRCKLELVEYCYSKLYGEISAREMVQNIKNTLYDLFEEYMLRSTSVFSPKIGTSSGSDVGNHDADSFEDYELFLSKKQKHDHGKSQLDLYLEEQNLGLHIDLDILAYWRDASGRFPELASMARDILAISISTVPSESAFSMGKKLINPWRNSLSPKTIQAITCYEDWLRAKGFSLGQSGVLGANMEESSEDEDDEEEMEEGLHGFES; via the exons ATGGTTGATATGGTTAGAGAGATGCAAgttaaatttaacaagtatTGGTCTGAGTATAGTTTGATCTTATCTTGTGCTACAGTTTTGGATCCCCGTTGCAAGTTAGAGTTAGTTGAATATTGTTATTCTAAACTTTATGGGGAGATTAGTGCAAGGGAGATGGTTCAGAATATTAAGAATACTTTGTATGATTTATTTGAAGAGTATATGCTGCGTTCAACTTCAGTCTTTTCTCCCAAGATTGGAACTTCTAGTGGCAGTGATGTTGGTAACCATGATGCAGATAGTTTTGAAGATTATGaattatttttgagtaaaaaACAAAAGCATGATCATGGGAAGTCACAATTAGATCTTTACTTGGAGGAGCAAAATCTTGGGCTGCACATCGATTTGGATATTCTAGCATATTGGAGAGATGCCTCAGGTCGTTTTCCCGAGCTTGCATCGATGGCTCGTGATATTTTGGCCATTTCCATATCAACGGTCCCTTCAGAGTCTGCCTTCAGTATGGGTAAAAAGTTGATAAATCCTTGGCGAAACTCACTTTCACCAAAGACAATTCAAGCTATTACATGTTATGAGGATTGGTTGCGAGCAAAGGGCTTCTCATTAG gACAATCGGGTGTCTTGGGAGCTAACATGGAAGAATCTAGTGAGGATGAAGATGACGAGGAAGAGATGGAAGAGGGATTACATG GTTTTGAGAGTTAG